The Arachis hypogaea cultivar Tifrunner chromosome 16, arahy.Tifrunner.gnm2.J5K5, whole genome shotgun sequence genome contains a region encoding:
- the LOC112697725 gene encoding uncharacterized protein: protein MSSQPYSSRKVLFSWEKKPSISKVTTTTTLNNHGDEIPIKENEILTKLLPPPPSCTQQVEKEDTNIIPSNNNHHDFQDIPLPPCAFQPPYYRTSSKKGLWVGQDHQDDPFLAAYKECTKNNNHLQRNSDGGGDERKKKNKKLVNKGSGLMIESRLRKGLSFFSCKKFSSVHNNNNLVTISSFPNNNNNIIDRD, encoded by the coding sequence ATGAGTAGTCAACCATATTCATCAAGAAAGGTATTATTCTCATGGGAAAAGAAGCCTAGTATCTCCAAGgtaactactactactactcttaATAATCATGGTGATGAAATTCCCATTAAGGAGAATGAAATTTTGACTAAGTTATTACCACCCCCTCCATCATGCACACAACAAGTAGAGAAAGAAGATACTAATATTATTCCTAGTAATAATAATCATCATGATTTTCAAGATATTCCACTTCCCCCATGTGCTTTTCAACCTCCATATTATAGAACATCTTCAAAGAAAGGACTTTGGGTTGGTCAAGATCATCAAGATGATCCCTTTCTAGCAGCTTACAAAGAGTGCACAAAGAATAATAATCATCTTCAAAGAaatagtgatggtggtggtgatgagaggaagaagaagaacaagaaattggTCAACAAAGGTAGTGGATTGATGAttgaatcaaggttgaggaaggGCTTGTCTTTTTTCTCTTGTAAGAAGTTTTCAAGTGTTCATAACAATAATAACTTGGTTACAATCTCTAGCTtcccaaacaacaacaacaacatcatagATAGAGATTGa
- the LOC112805974 gene encoding uncharacterized protein — protein sequence MTKLPYVLLVTTPAGKSVKTQQVCQGTCILISDRSYLADLVCLPLVGLDIILGMDWLNKNRVLLERKVISLSPSIHDTSDLPRSSKGTSTKQECALLNSVKADPNQESCEIPVVRDFSDIFPEDIPYFPQHEESSSPKNWCLE from the coding sequence ATGACCAAACTACCATATGTCCTACTGGTGACTACTCCAGCCGGTAAGAGTGTTAAAACTCAGCAGGTTTGTCAGGGGACTTGCATCCTCATTTCAGATAGGTCATACCTTGCTGACCTAGTGTGCCTCCCTTTAGTAGGACTAGACATCATCCTAGGAATGGATTGGCTCAACAAAAACCGAGTCTTGTTAGAGAGAAAAGTTATCTCTCTTTCTCCATCCATACATGACACAAGTGACCTTCCAAGATCCTCCAAAGGTACAAGTACGAAACAAGAATGTGCCTTGCTAAATTCGGTAAAAGCAGATCCCAATCAGGAGTCGTGTGAGATACCAGTAGTACGAGACTTTTCAGATATCTTTCCCGAAGATATACCCTATTTTCCCCAACACGAGGAGTCGAGTTCTCCAAAGAATTGGTGCCTGGAATAG
- the LOC112805975 gene encoding uncharacterized protein: MVASGWHHMRHCTGEDANLLYAGKSAYQLALPPNLSRLHNVFHVSQLRKYQHDPSHVLQQEDVTLKNDLTSELPAIEIVDRNMKQPRSKTIQLVKVAWGSGNSRDYTWEKEADVRQKFSNLFTEEHGTADRNDAVSPEGNF, translated from the exons ATGGTAgcatcgggatggcaccatatgaggcACTGTACGGGCGAAGATGCCAATCTCCTTTATGCTG GAAAGTCAGCATACCAGCTTGCCCTACCACCAAATCTATCAAGACTACACAACGTGTTCCACGTGTCCCAACTCCGAAAATACCAGCACGATCCAAGCCATGTGTTGCAGCAAGAGGATGTAACACTCAAAAATGACCTGACTTCTGAACTACCAGCCATAGAGATTGTAGACAGAAACAtgaagcaaccaaggagcaagACGATACAATTGGTAAAAGTGGCATGGGGTAGCGGAAATTCCAGAGACTACACATGGGAAAAAGAGGCAGACGTGAGACAGAAGTTCTCGAACTTGTTTACAG aggaacatggcacaGCGGATAGAAACGACGCAGTGTCCCCCGAAGGTAACTTCTGA